A stretch of Dermochelys coriacea isolate rDerCor1 chromosome 6, rDerCor1.pri.v4, whole genome shotgun sequence DNA encodes these proteins:
- the BDKRB2 gene encoding B2 bradykinin receptor, translated as MDSITAENVSSGMTIWKLGTNQSFSHNTSENSSSSTCIILNSWDWLYTFQPMFLWVIFVLGVIENGFVLSVLCFHKSRCTVAEIYLANLAVSDLMLVCGLPFWAINITNQFKWPFGTFLCKVVNAIIHMNFYSSIYFLMMVSIDRYLALVKTMSLRHMRRGTCAKWNSLIIWMFALLMCSPALVFRSVSYVEEVKGRACILHYPSTHWTIATNIVLNTVGFLIPLCVITYCTIQIIKALRDNKIQRLTEIQTEKRATILVLAVLLLFIICWLPFQITTFIDILIQVGIISNCVHVNELVTQVATYCAYSNSCLNPVLYVIVGKHFRKKSRELYKGCLPRICTKSESIQMENSLDTLRTSISIECPKKKSVSSLAR; from the coding sequence ATGGATTCCATCACAGCAGAAAATGTTTCCAGTGGTATGACTATCTGGAAGCTTGGAACCAATCAgtctttttcacacaacacatcagaaaacagcagcagctctACCTGCATTATTTTGAATTCATGGGATTGGTTATATACATTTCAGCCTATGTTCCTCTGGGTCATTTTTGTCCTGGGAGTGATAGAGAATGGCTTTGTCCTCAGCGTTTTGTGTTTCCACAAGAGTCGCTGCACGGTAGCTGAAATTTACCTGGCAAACCTGGCAGTTTCCGACTTGATGTTAGTTTGCGGTTTACCTTTCTGGGCCATTAATATCACTAATCAGTTTAAGTGGCCTTTTGGCACTTTCCTGTGCAAGGTTGTCAATGCAATCATTCACATGAACTTTTATTCTAGCATTTATTTTTTGATGATGGTGAGCATCGATCGCTACCTGGCCCTGGTGAAAACCATGTCTCTTAGACATATGCGACGAGGTACATGTGCCAAATGGAATAGCCTTATCATCTGGATGTTTGCATTGCTCATGTGTTCTCCTGCTCTAGTGTTCAGGTCTGTCAGTTATGTGGAAGAAGTCAAGGGCAGAGCCTGCATTCTTCATTATCCATCCACACACTGGACAATTGCAACAAACATTGTGCTGAATACTGTGGGCTTTTTGATCCCACTCTGTGTAATTACCTATTGTACTATTCAAATAATCAAAGCCTTACGAGACAACAAAATACAAAGACTCACAGAAATCCAAACTGAGAAGAGAGCCACCATCTTGGTCCTTGCTGTCCTTTTGCTGTTTATCATTTGCTGGCTTCCTTTCCAGATTACCACATTCATTGACATACTAATTCAGGTAGGCATCATTTCTAACTGCGTACATGTCAATGAATTGGTGACCCAGGTAGCTACATACTGTGCTTATAGCAACAGCTGCCTTAATCCAGTATTGTATGTCATTGTAGGCAAGCATTTCAGAAAGAAATCCAGGGAACTCTACAAAGGCTGCCTGCCTAGGATATGCACCAAATCAGAGTCCATCCAGATGGAGAATTCTTTGGACACTCTTAGAACGTCCATTTCGATTGAATGCCCAAAGAAAAAGTCTGTTTCTTCATTAGCACGATAG